Proteins encoded by one window of Chondromyces crocatus:
- a CDS encoding tetratricopeptide repeat protein → MVVKVECDGCQSPYQVDERRIPPAGLKMRCPKCGKSLLVKKPGASAAPQPAPPAGDEADLPAVAPKRPAAPRPGAAAPPARGAEFSQAQAPLPPKAAPPRRGFGEIDLQVDLPAPDDASGFEADFGEDDLPIVRGSAPRAAPAAPKAPPPAPPRANARTVRASPAAHRADDERGGAPPILTGEPGPSDSADLPSPARPRAPAPPPAPAPMAHPEPAPAAPGRGRRTVSFGQLDAIDLPEAPAPAQPTGRGRTMAFGDADLGMDETDFGSVMSDPEPAPIEPPSRRGRTVAFGPSDLDEAPSPPHRPLPPPRGRTASFGHLDLADGLSAPRPAETASPGRSRTMAFGDLDEGFVEANTDDTGELDLPSSRQGNATLSHGFGELDLPLDPEEELALPSPARDHGLPSVAASLPSRASGAGLPVPASGVGLPSSGAGRGAGLPVPASPGLPDRLDPRSPRAPLGSSPGPISGVPSSGSAGAGVVVGAELFDEAPPGYDDSRVGSAFQTSGPRPLPPNAPAPPAPPSNPRASAPEILGGAPSPRASHPSHPSHPSHPRQSSPEPVPSAQPAKLGRSAPTELEADLGEELALEEAPSRFSQTGINPGAAYDPSDRSSNFQDFGDDGSIELGEPHPSVGDEVDLTGAGEEADLTGDSPLTERKSSVTTQEPTKRPKIRRYLIATLAVVSVAGGSLSLAPDIGPFGINFISDRLNASRHGEALDELRTRARSELGLDTVASVNKLLADTKSAQRGVPRHRPTAAYAAYIAFTRGQRFGRRSVEEAYGKEMLDHARSRPSDLTTLAEAAQDLLAGQLPKARLSAQALQSRLPEDIDVAVLTGEIELAAADAPRAVEAWKRATQLHKSARTLHGLARAQRAAGDTASAEASARSAFEISPAHVGSRLLLATLLRDSNREQEALDLLTKITDDPEIRGAAADPELVDTYTEIGNLHLARSRMTAAEQAFAAALKIDPQAVRALIGNGELFFRSGRFSEALARFEAASRAENDNVLAKIGAAKTWLAQERMKEAKDALKQLRESRPNDPLVNYWLGRAELALGNKKEAEQAFLDAVKIPENRPEIVDAYVALASLLSGLGRSEEAASKLAEATDKFPDLPALHRAKGEVALQTGRYEEARRELELALNKEEDLGTRFKLGVTLRRLRAFDDASKTFDQVAAADKDYPGLALERGLLFEETGQSERALEMYADALRKAPDDIDLKLRVGSAQVMAGYPDKAEAILREVLKSRPNSSEANHFLGRALLGRGQNLAEAMRFLERASEIDGNRAEYQLYVGWAANDAGQPGRATQALKRALELDQELADAYWQRGVLLQKQGATLDALKELQIALEKRPSRYEAYATMALCYQDQSNWPMAEESWRKALAGNDKNPEWHYRLGKIYASRGNRAGAATEMDQAVTLTEASENSKPPWLFDAHFLLAESMRSSGNKEKAIRSYQRFLELAPRDNAYRTDAQQALTALGAPRTP, encoded by the coding sequence ATGGTCGTTAAGGTCGAGTGCGACGGGTGCCAATCCCCGTACCAGGTGGACGAGCGGCGCATCCCCCCCGCGGGGCTCAAGATGCGCTGCCCCAAGTGCGGCAAGAGCCTCCTTGTGAAGAAGCCGGGCGCCAGCGCCGCGCCACAACCAGCTCCGCCGGCAGGCGACGAGGCGGACCTGCCCGCCGTCGCCCCGAAACGTCCGGCAGCGCCCCGCCCTGGAGCGGCAGCACCGCCGGCTCGAGGTGCGGAGTTCTCGCAAGCCCAGGCTCCCCTTCCTCCGAAGGCAGCGCCGCCGCGCCGTGGCTTCGGAGAAATCGATCTCCAGGTCGACCTCCCCGCTCCCGACGACGCGAGCGGTTTCGAGGCCGACTTCGGTGAAGACGACCTGCCCATCGTTCGAGGCTCAGCCCCCCGAGCCGCCCCTGCGGCCCCCAAGGCACCTCCCCCTGCGCCACCCCGAGCGAACGCGCGCACGGTTCGCGCGAGCCCTGCGGCGCACCGCGCCGACGACGAGCGCGGGGGTGCTCCCCCCATCCTGACGGGGGAACCAGGTCCCAGCGACAGCGCCGACCTCCCCTCACCCGCCCGGCCCCGCGCGCCGGCCCCGCCTCCTGCGCCCGCTCCGATGGCGCATCCGGAGCCGGCCCCCGCGGCACCAGGGCGTGGACGCCGCACCGTCTCCTTCGGCCAGCTCGACGCCATCGATCTCCCCGAAGCCCCGGCCCCGGCCCAGCCCACGGGCCGCGGACGCACCATGGCCTTCGGCGACGCCGATCTCGGCATGGATGAGACCGACTTCGGCTCCGTGATGAGCGACCCCGAGCCGGCGCCCATCGAACCCCCCTCGCGCCGCGGCCGCACCGTCGCCTTCGGTCCCTCCGACCTCGACGAAGCTCCCTCTCCACCGCACCGGCCTCTCCCGCCCCCTCGAGGCCGCACCGCCTCCTTCGGGCACCTCGATCTCGCCGACGGCCTCTCGGCCCCGCGCCCCGCGGAGACAGCCTCCCCGGGCCGCAGCCGCACCATGGCCTTCGGAGATCTCGACGAAGGCTTCGTCGAAGCGAACACCGACGACACGGGCGAGCTCGATCTCCCCTCGTCACGCCAGGGCAACGCCACCCTCTCCCACGGCTTCGGCGAACTCGACCTGCCGCTCGATCCCGAAGAAGAACTCGCCCTGCCCTCACCTGCCCGCGACCACGGACTCCCGAGCGTCGCCGCCAGCCTGCCCTCACGCGCCAGCGGCGCCGGGCTCCCCGTCCCGGCCAGCGGCGTCGGCCTCCCGAGCAGCGGCGCTGGCCGCGGCGCTGGCCTCCCGGTCCCCGCTTCACCCGGGCTCCCGGATCGGCTGGACCCGAGAAGCCCACGCGCACCGCTCGGCAGCTCCCCTGGCCCCATCTCGGGTGTCCCCTCCTCCGGCAGCGCTGGCGCCGGCGTCGTGGTCGGCGCCGAGCTGTTCGACGAAGCGCCTCCCGGATACGACGACTCGCGCGTCGGCTCGGCCTTCCAGACGTCCGGCCCCCGGCCCCTGCCCCCCAACGCCCCTGCGCCTCCGGCCCCCCCGTCCAACCCGCGCGCCTCCGCCCCGGAGATCCTGGGCGGCGCCCCCTCGCCACGCGCCTCGCACCCCTCGCACCCCTCGCACCCCTCGCATCCCCGGCAGTCGAGCCCCGAGCCCGTGCCGTCCGCGCAGCCCGCGAAGCTCGGCCGATCGGCCCCCACCGAACTCGAAGCCGATCTCGGCGAGGAACTCGCCCTCGAAGAGGCCCCCTCCCGCTTCTCGCAGACGGGCATCAACCCGGGCGCCGCCTACGACCCCTCCGATCGCTCCTCCAACTTCCAGGACTTCGGGGACGACGGCTCCATCGAGCTGGGCGAGCCGCACCCCAGCGTCGGCGACGAGGTCGATCTCACCGGCGCCGGCGAGGAAGCGGATCTCACCGGAGACTCTCCGCTCACCGAGCGCAAGAGCTCGGTGACCACGCAGGAGCCCACCAAACGACCCAAGATCCGCCGCTACCTCATCGCGACCCTCGCGGTCGTCAGCGTGGCCGGAGGCTCCCTCTCGCTCGCCCCCGACATCGGCCCCTTCGGCATCAACTTCATCAGCGATCGCCTCAACGCCTCACGCCACGGAGAGGCCCTCGACGAGCTACGCACCCGCGCCCGCAGCGAGCTGGGCCTCGACACCGTCGCCTCGGTGAACAAGCTCCTCGCCGACACCAAATCGGCGCAGCGCGGCGTCCCCCGTCACCGCCCCACGGCAGCCTACGCGGCGTACATCGCCTTCACCCGTGGTCAGCGCTTCGGCCGCCGCTCCGTGGAGGAGGCCTACGGCAAGGAGATGCTCGATCACGCCCGCTCACGCCCATCTGATCTCACCACCCTGGCCGAGGCTGCCCAGGATCTGCTCGCGGGACAGCTCCCGAAGGCGCGCCTCTCTGCGCAAGCCCTCCAGAGCCGCCTCCCCGAGGACATCGACGTCGCCGTGCTCACGGGCGAGATCGAACTCGCCGCGGCCGACGCCCCCAGGGCCGTCGAGGCCTGGAAACGCGCCACCCAGCTCCACAAGAGCGCGCGCACCCTCCATGGCCTCGCCCGCGCCCAGCGTGCCGCGGGCGACACCGCCTCCGCCGAGGCCAGCGCCAGGTCCGCGTTCGAAATCTCCCCGGCCCACGTCGGCAGCCGCCTCCTCCTCGCCACCCTCCTCCGCGACAGCAACCGCGAGCAAGAGGCCCTCGATCTTCTGACCAAGATCACCGACGACCCCGAGATCCGCGGCGCCGCCGCCGACCCGGAGCTGGTCGACACCTACACCGAGATCGGCAACCTCCACCTCGCCCGATCCCGCATGACCGCAGCGGAGCAAGCCTTCGCCGCCGCCCTCAAAATCGACCCGCAGGCCGTCCGTGCCCTCATCGGCAATGGCGAGCTGTTCTTCCGCTCGGGCCGCTTCTCCGAGGCCCTCGCCCGCTTCGAGGCCGCCAGCCGCGCCGAGAACGACAACGTCCTCGCCAAGATCGGCGCCGCCAAGACCTGGCTCGCCCAGGAGCGCATGAAGGAGGCCAAGGACGCCCTCAAGCAGCTCCGCGAGAGCCGCCCCAACGACCCGCTCGTCAACTACTGGCTCGGTCGCGCCGAACTCGCCCTCGGCAACAAGAAGGAGGCCGAGCAGGCCTTCCTCGACGCCGTCAAGATCCCGGAGAACCGCCCCGAGATCGTCGACGCCTACGTCGCCCTCGCCTCCCTCCTCAGCGGCCTCGGTCGCAGCGAGGAGGCCGCGTCGAAGCTCGCCGAGGCCACCGACAAGTTCCCCGACCTCCCCGCCCTGCACCGCGCCAAGGGCGAGGTCGCCTTGCAGACCGGCCGCTACGAAGAAGCCCGCCGCGAACTCGAACTCGCCCTCAACAAGGAAGAGGACCTCGGCACCCGCTTCAAGCTCGGCGTCACCCTCCGGCGGCTCCGCGCCTTCGACGACGCCTCCAAGACCTTCGACCAGGTCGCCGCCGCCGACAAGGACTACCCCGGCCTCGCCCTCGAGCGCGGCCTCCTCTTCGAGGAGACCGGCCAGAGCGAGCGCGCCCTCGAGATGTACGCCGACGCCCTCCGCAAGGCGCCCGACGACATCGACCTCAAGCTTCGCGTCGGCTCGGCGCAGGTCATGGCCGGCTACCCCGACAAGGCCGAGGCCATCCTCCGCGAGGTCTTGAAGAGCCGCCCCAACTCCAGCGAAGCCAACCACTTCCTCGGCCGCGCCCTCCTCGGCCGAGGCCAGAACCTCGCCGAGGCCATGCGCTTCCTCGAGCGCGCCTCCGAGATCGACGGCAACCGAGCCGAGTACCAGCTCTACGTCGGCTGGGCGGCGAACGACGCAGGACAGCCCGGCCGCGCAACCCAGGCCCTGAAGCGCGCCCTCGAACTCGATCAAGAGCTGGCCGACGCCTACTGGCAGCGCGGCGTCCTCCTGCAGAAGCAAGGCGCCACCCTCGACGCCCTCAAGGAGCTGCAGATCGCCCTCGAAAAGCGCCCGTCCCGCTACGAGGCCTACGCGACCATGGCCCTCTGCTACCAGGACCAGAGCAACTGGCCCATGGCCGAAGAGTCCTGGCGCAAGGCCCTTGCCGGCAACGACAAGAACCCCGAGTGGCACTACCGCCTCGGCAAGATCTACGCGTCCCGCGGCAACCGCGCTGGCGCCGCGACCGAGATGGACCAGGCCGTCACCCTCACCGAGGCCTCCGAGAACTCCAAGCCGCCGTGGCTCTTCGACGCCCACTTCCTCCTCGCCGAGTCCATGCGCTCCAGCGGCAACAAGGAGAAAGCCATCCGCAGCTACCAGCGCTTCCTGGAACTCGCGCCACGCGACAACGCCTACCGCACCGACGCCCAGCAAGCCCTCACCGCCCTCGGCGCCCCGCGCACGCCCTGA
- a CDS encoding polyhydroxyalkanoic acid system family protein, which yields MATIDIRRQHTLSKDDAKARAEQLIRGMEEKLGIRWKWAGENIEFEAPEGAAKGAKGKVTLSASEIRVEIDLPFLLRPMKGMVESKVNERLDKLIVKS from the coding sequence ATGGCGACGATCGACATCCGCCGGCAGCACACGTTGAGCAAGGACGACGCGAAGGCGCGCGCCGAGCAGCTGATCCGGGGCATGGAAGAGAAGCTCGGGATTCGCTGGAAATGGGCCGGCGAGAACATCGAGTTCGAAGCACCCGAAGGTGCCGCGAAGGGCGCCAAGGGCAAGGTGACGCTCAGCGCCTCGGAGATCCGGGTGGAGATCGACCTGCCGTTCCTGCTGCGGCCCATGAAGGGCATGGTCGAGTCGAAGGTCAACGAGAGGCTCGACAAACTCATCGTCAAGTCCTAG
- a CDS encoding peptidylprolyl isomerase, whose translation MFALLLAGAVGLLVYSARPKVQEELLGQPDAGAPVVSDAGVDDDGGAGGSGGGSGEQPTTPGGEIGSDAGTLLLSGETAPALPSDAPKRVRFGVILVQYRGAQGALPTTRSREAALELARTLAAEAKQDFKATVAKGDKGSTEDLGLMPRGILEPAPEYELFSLPKGGVSGPVDTPRGYWIIRRID comes from the coding sequence GTGTTCGCGCTCCTGTTGGCCGGAGCCGTGGGGCTCTTGGTCTACAGTGCTCGCCCGAAGGTCCAGGAGGAACTCCTCGGGCAGCCGGATGCCGGCGCACCTGTGGTGAGCGACGCCGGGGTCGACGACGATGGCGGCGCTGGCGGGTCTGGTGGCGGAAGTGGTGAGCAGCCCACGACGCCCGGGGGAGAGATCGGGTCAGACGCCGGGACGCTGCTGCTGTCCGGGGAGACGGCGCCGGCGCTGCCCTCGGATGCGCCCAAGCGGGTGCGCTTCGGGGTGATCCTGGTGCAGTACCGGGGCGCACAGGGCGCGCTGCCCACCACCCGGTCCCGGGAGGCCGCCCTCGAACTGGCCCGGACGCTGGCGGCGGAGGCCAAGCAGGACTTCAAGGCGACCGTGGCCAAGGGTGACAAGGGTTCCACGGAAGACCTGGGCTTGATGCCCCGCGGGATCCTGGAGCCGGCACCGGAATACGAGCTGTTCAGTCTCCCGAAGGGAGGCGTGAGCGGGCCCGTCGATACGCCGCGCGGGTATTGGATCATCCGCAGGATCGACTAA